A single Nitrosospira multiformis ATCC 25196 DNA region contains:
- a CDS encoding response regulator, with amino-acid sequence MAASKAQVMLVDDHAMLRHGMAMLINLEPDMEVFAEAGDGDEALATLKAGHHADIVLMDVSLKTLSGFEVIKSIHTLLPALPVLVVSMHDEGVYAERALRAGARGYVMKQEPGEVLVTAIHEVLKGNIYLSKPMHAKLLNRVAGGNSEPEPLINSLTPSEFEVLHLIGSGHSSQEIAKLLSRSIKTIETHRFNIRTKLNLKDGADLIRYATHWSEAQ; translated from the coding sequence ATGGCAGCTTCGAAAGCACAGGTAATGCTGGTGGACGATCATGCCATGTTGCGGCACGGCATGGCAATGCTTATCAATCTTGAGCCAGATATGGAGGTATTTGCAGAGGCCGGTGACGGCGACGAAGCGCTCGCCACGCTCAAGGCAGGACATCATGCCGATATCGTTTTAATGGATGTATCCCTCAAGACTCTCTCCGGTTTTGAGGTCATAAAAAGCATACACACCCTGCTCCCCGCACTACCCGTACTCGTCGTCTCCATGCACGATGAAGGCGTGTATGCGGAACGCGCTTTGCGGGCCGGGGCGCGCGGCTACGTGATGAAGCAGGAGCCGGGTGAAGTGCTGGTAACCGCTATCCACGAGGTATTAAAGGGAAATATTTATTTGAGCAAGCCCATGCATGCCAAGCTGTTGAATCGGGTCGCAGGCGGAAATTCGGAGCCAGAGCCTTTGATTAACAGCCTGACCCCCAGTGAGTTTGAGGTACTGCATTTGATCGGATCCGGACATAGCAGTCAGGAAATCGCCAAATTGCTTAGCCGCAGTATTAAAACTATCGAAACGCACCGCTTCAACATTCGTACCAAATTGAACTTGAAAGACGGCGCCGATTTGATACGTTATGCCACCCACTGGAGCGAAGCCCAATAG
- a CDS encoding ATP-binding protein codes for MISRDKRHFNSVHSPVDEHADASQALRERLKEITCLYEIRRGMGPELSVENVCRQIFEHLIHAMQFPEIATAMIELDGRRFISQNHDEGATHELQSTINVNAHPCGQLRVFYPEDKPFLVPEEQRLIDAIATDLGRWFERKQIDEALRERLKEITCLYEIRHGMGVELSVDNVCQQIFEHLIPAMQFPEIATAMIELDGKRFTSKNHGQGLTHELKSTISANNHSCGQLRVFYPEDKPFLVPEEQRLIDAVATDLGRWFERKHLEQTLVSIAEEHQRSIGQDLHDNLGQQIAAIGYQAKALQKKISSLGSTDAATVAASIATQAQIAVMQCKQLAQGLLPFELETHGLVAALRAFASRIAITYKITCDFICKNEVLIKDKDLALNIYRIAQEATNNAIRHGSAQHVTISLDSEEEMLSLSIRDDGGGFAGFNTKEGATPGMGIKIMQYRARQLGAILEFVSHPEGGVEVRLEMRMM; via the coding sequence ATGATCAGCCGGGATAAAAGGCACTTCAACTCCGTCCATTCCCCTGTGGATGAACATGCTGACGCAAGTCAGGCGCTTCGCGAGCGCCTGAAAGAAATCACCTGTCTCTATGAAATTCGCCGGGGCATGGGGCCGGAATTATCGGTGGAGAACGTTTGCCGGCAGATTTTCGAGCACTTGATACACGCGATGCAATTTCCGGAAATTGCTACCGCCATGATCGAGCTCGACGGCAGACGCTTCATTTCCCAGAATCACGACGAAGGTGCCACGCATGAGCTGCAATCGACGATTAACGTCAACGCCCATCCTTGTGGCCAGCTACGGGTCTTCTATCCGGAAGATAAACCTTTCCTGGTGCCGGAAGAACAGCGGCTCATCGACGCGATCGCAACTGATCTGGGAAGGTGGTTTGAGCGCAAACAGATCGACGAGGCGTTGCGCGAGCGTCTGAAAGAAATCACTTGCCTCTACGAGATTCGCCATGGCATGGGAGTGGAATTATCGGTGGACAACGTCTGCCAGCAGATTTTCGAGCACCTGATACCCGCGATGCAATTTCCGGAAATTGCTACCGCCATGATCGAACTCGATGGCAAGCGCTTCACTTCCAAGAACCACGGTCAGGGTCTTACGCACGAACTGAAATCGACGATCAGCGCCAACAACCATTCCTGCGGCCAGTTGCGTGTCTTCTATCCCGAAGACAAACCTTTCCTGGTGCCGGAAGAACAGCGGCTCATCGACGCGGTTGCGACTGATCTGGGGAGATGGTTTGAGCGCAAACATCTCGAGCAAACCCTGGTTTCCATAGCGGAAGAACATCAGCGTTCGATCGGCCAGGATTTACACGACAATCTCGGGCAGCAGATTGCAGCGATTGGCTATCAGGCCAAAGCGCTGCAGAAAAAAATATCCTCGTTGGGGAGTACGGATGCCGCAACCGTCGCTGCTTCCATCGCGACTCAAGCACAGATCGCCGTGATGCAATGCAAGCAGCTTGCGCAGGGGCTGCTCCCATTTGAACTGGAGACCCATGGCCTGGTGGCCGCACTGCGGGCATTTGCATCCAGAATCGCAATCACTTACAAGATTACTTGTGATTTTATATGCAAAAATGAAGTTCTCATCAAGGATAAGGATCTTGCGCTTAATATTTACCGGATTGCCCAAGAGGCCACCAATAACGCAATACGCCACGGGAGCGCACAGCATGTGACAATTTCGCTGGATTCCGAGGAAGAAATGCTCTCTCTGTCGATACGCGATGATGGCGGCGGCTTTGCCGGTTTTAACACAAAAGAGGGAGCGACTCCAGGAATGGGTATTAAAATCATGCAATATCGCGCCCGGCAGCTTGGCGCAATACTGGAATTCGTGTCGCATCCCGAAGGCGGAGTGGAAGTGCGGCTCGAAATGCGAATGATGTAG
- a CDS encoding ABC transporter permease, which produces MEVEALSGPGTGTETTDSQGTRKWFFSFPTSNRHASHGWRLIPLLVAALVLIPVGTVVSSLFTPTGEVWQHLAETTLPDLLVNTFWLALGVLAGVTLLGVSLAWFTAVCEFPGRRFFSWALLLPFAMPAYVTAFVALGLFDYIGPVQTALREWFGPDLFWFPNVRSRTGVILVMILAFYPYVYLLARNAFLTQGKRSLEAAQSLGLGRTQGFLKVALPMARPWIAGGAMLALMETLADFGTVAVFNYDTFTTAIYKAWFAMFSLPAASQLASLLIVIIFAMIILEQQFRSRMRYAEIRQSARVHLIALSGWQKWGVTGFASITLFLAFLLPVAQLAVWTTHVFARDFDQRYLEFLWHSLLLSGFAVLLTCSVALLMVYAARRHPSRATRAAVRISTLGYALPGTVLAVGIFIPIAWLDNQLSEIAMQLFHMETGLLIQGTLAIMLIAYMTRFLAVSYSPIDSAMQRITSSIDEAAMGLGLSGWSMLRRIHLPMLRSGIFTAATLVFVDVMKEMPITLMTRPFGWDTLAVRIFEMTSEGEWEQAALPAVALVLAGLLPLIFFMRQSEK; this is translated from the coding sequence GTGGAGGTAGAAGCGCTTAGCGGGCCCGGGACGGGAACGGAGACGACGGATAGTCAAGGCACAAGAAAGTGGTTTTTCAGCTTTCCCACCTCGAACCGTCACGCTTCGCATGGCTGGCGCCTGATACCCCTTCTGGTCGCCGCGCTCGTGCTGATACCTGTCGGCACAGTCGTTTCTTCGCTTTTTACCCCGACTGGCGAAGTCTGGCAGCATTTGGCAGAAACCACCCTGCCTGACCTGTTGGTCAATACATTCTGGCTTGCCCTGGGCGTACTTGCCGGCGTTACGCTGTTGGGCGTGAGCCTGGCGTGGTTTACCGCCGTATGCGAATTTCCCGGGCGGCGATTCTTTTCGTGGGCGCTGCTGCTCCCATTTGCCATGCCCGCGTACGTGACCGCATTCGTCGCACTGGGCCTCTTCGACTATATCGGTCCTGTCCAGACAGCGTTGCGCGAGTGGTTCGGTCCTGACCTCTTCTGGTTCCCAAATGTGCGCAGCAGGACGGGTGTCATCCTCGTCATGATTCTGGCATTTTATCCCTATGTCTATCTGCTGGCGCGCAATGCCTTCCTCACCCAAGGCAAACGCTCGCTGGAAGCGGCGCAATCGCTGGGACTCGGGCGTACTCAAGGTTTTTTAAAAGTGGCGCTTCCCATGGCGCGGCCGTGGATCGCCGGCGGCGCCATGCTGGCTTTGATGGAAACCCTCGCAGACTTCGGCACGGTAGCGGTCTTCAATTACGATACCTTTACAACCGCCATTTATAAAGCCTGGTTTGCCATGTTTTCCCTCCCCGCCGCCTCTCAACTCGCGTCACTGCTTATTGTGATTATCTTTGCCATGATCATCCTTGAGCAACAGTTCCGCTCCCGGATGCGCTACGCGGAAATCCGGCAGAGTGCGAGGGTTCACCTCATCGCGCTTTCTGGTTGGCAAAAGTGGGGAGTCACAGGTTTTGCCTCGATCACACTGTTTCTTGCGTTCCTGCTGCCAGTCGCGCAGCTTGCTGTATGGACAACGCACGTTTTTGCGCGTGATTTTGACCAGAGATATCTGGAATTCCTCTGGCATTCGCTCCTGCTGTCCGGTTTTGCAGTCCTGCTCACCTGCTCGGTCGCCCTGCTCATGGTTTATGCTGCGCGCCGCCATCCCAGCCGCGCCACACGTGCGGCAGTGCGCATTTCCACCCTTGGCTATGCCTTGCCCGGAACTGTTCTGGCAGTGGGAATTTTCATCCCGATAGCCTGGCTCGACAACCAATTGAGCGAAATAGCCATGCAGCTATTTCACATGGAAACCGGGCTGCTTATTCAGGGCACGCTCGCCATCATGCTGATCGCCTATATGACCCGCTTTCTCGCGGTAAGCTACAGTCCTATAGACAGCGCCATGCAGCGTATCACCAGCAGCATCGATGAGGCTGCCATGGGTCTCGGCTTGAGTGGATGGTCGATGTTGCGCCGCATCCATTTGCCGATGCTGAGGAGTGGAATATTTACCGCCGCAACCCTTGTGTTTGTGGATGTGATGAAAGAAATGCCGATCACGCTGATGACCCGGCCTTTTGGATGGGATACCCTGGCAGTAAGAATTTTCGAGATGACTTCCGAAGGCGAATGGGAGCAGGCCGCCCTGCCTGCGGTGGCGCTGGTGCTGGCAGGTCTGCTACCACTGATATTTTTCATGCGGCAAAGCGAAAAATAG
- a CDS encoding Fe(3+) ABC transporter substrate-binding protein, protein MPSARLNRYLTAMICCVTLFTADASGAEDVVVYSARIEQLIKPMFDAFTKDSGVAVKFVTDKEGPLLARLKAEGKNTPADVLLTTDAGNLWEAAREGLLRPVESEILETNVPAHLRDPLKRWFGLSIRARTIVYNTNKVKPSDLSTYEALADPKWKNRLCIRTSKKVYNQSLVAMMIAEHGEPKTEQIVKGWITNLATDPLSDDTKAMEYVAAGKCDVTIVNTYYYGRLMKKDPKLPLAIFWPNQDNSGVHVNISGAGVTKYAHHPQAAIKLIEFLSSEKAQNLFADVNMEYPVNSKVKTDPAVAAWGSFKQNTINVNKAGELQAEAVKLMDRAGYK, encoded by the coding sequence ATGCCCAGTGCGCGCCTCAATCGTTATCTTACCGCAATGATATGCTGTGTCACGCTATTTACCGCAGATGCATCCGGGGCGGAGGACGTCGTCGTCTATTCGGCCCGCATAGAGCAGCTCATCAAACCCATGTTCGATGCTTTCACCAAGGATAGCGGCGTTGCTGTCAAATTCGTCACCGATAAGGAAGGCCCCTTGCTCGCGCGCCTTAAGGCAGAAGGCAAAAACACTCCGGCTGACGTACTGCTCACCACCGATGCCGGCAACTTGTGGGAGGCGGCGCGAGAGGGATTGCTCCGCCCGGTGGAGTCAGAAATACTCGAAACGAATGTTCCCGCTCATCTCCGAGATCCTTTGAAGCGGTGGTTCGGCTTATCGATACGCGCCCGTACCATCGTTTACAACACCAACAAGGTAAAACCCTCCGATCTTTCAACCTATGAAGCGCTGGCAGATCCCAAGTGGAAGAACCGCCTGTGCATACGCACTTCCAAGAAAGTATACAACCAGTCTCTGGTGGCAATGATGATTGCCGAGCATGGAGAACCGAAAACCGAGCAGATCGTAAAGGGCTGGATTACCAATCTTGCAACCGATCCTCTTTCGGATGATACCAAGGCTATGGAATACGTTGCTGCAGGGAAATGTGACGTCACTATTGTCAATACTTATTATTACGGGCGCCTGATGAAAAAGGACCCGAAACTACCGCTTGCGATTTTCTGGCCGAACCAGGACAACAGTGGCGTCCATGTAAATATTTCGGGTGCAGGCGTGACAAAATATGCGCATCACCCTCAAGCCGCGATCAAGCTGATCGAATTTCTATCCTCGGAAAAAGCGCAGAATCTGTTTGCCGACGTAAACATGGAGTATCCGGTGAACTCCAAGGTCAAAACCGATCCTGCCGTAGCCGCGTGGGGCAGTTTCAAACAGAATACGATAAATGTGAATAAAGCCGGAGAACTGCAAGCGGAAGCGGTAAAACTGATGGATCGCGCCGGCTACAAGTAA
- a CDS encoding ABC transporter ATP-binding protein: METLLELRYIRHAYGQQRVVNDLSFTLGKGAIGCLLGPSGCGKTTVLRCIAGFEPVSAGEILLNGAVISSSSVMIPPERRHIGMVFQDYALFPHLSVTDNIGFGLHSMQKDERSARIAEMLQTVGLADSAKKYPHQLSGGQQQRVALARALAPRPELLLLDEPFSNLDVSLRGRLSLEVRDILKSQNATAILVTHDQDEAFAIADEIGVMHHGEIQQWDTAYNLYHKPANRFVANFIGEGVFLPGKMLDQQQVEIELGTLAGDIPHQCAPDCQLCQKGNTVDVLIRPDDIVHDDASPVQAKVMQKAFRGADILYTLQLPGGSTALSLVPSHHNHAIGEKIGIRLEAEHVVAFSQAVP; encoded by the coding sequence ATGGAAACACTGCTTGAGCTACGCTATATCCGCCATGCCTACGGGCAGCAAAGGGTGGTGAACGACCTGTCATTCACCCTCGGGAAAGGAGCCATCGGATGCCTGCTGGGCCCGAGCGGTTGCGGCAAGACTACGGTGCTGAGATGCATTGCGGGTTTTGAGCCCGTTTCTGCCGGGGAAATCCTGCTCAATGGGGCTGTGATCAGCAGCAGTAGCGTCATGATTCCCCCCGAAAGGCGTCATATCGGAATGGTATTTCAGGACTATGCGCTATTTCCCCATCTGTCCGTCACGGACAATATCGGCTTTGGCCTGCATAGCATGCAAAAAGACGAACGTTCTGCACGCATCGCCGAGATGCTTCAAACCGTAGGCCTTGCTGATTCCGCAAAAAAATACCCCCACCAGCTCTCGGGAGGGCAGCAGCAGCGGGTAGCGCTGGCCCGCGCTTTGGCGCCCCGTCCGGAATTGCTACTGCTGGACGAACCCTTCTCGAATCTGGATGTCAGTTTGCGCGGTCGCCTGAGCCTGGAAGTGCGGGACATCCTCAAAAGCCAGAATGCCACGGCTATTCTGGTAACCCACGATCAGGATGAAGCGTTTGCCATAGCGGATGAGATTGGCGTGATGCACCACGGTGAAATCCAGCAGTGGGATACGGCCTACAATCTCTACCACAAACCCGCCAATCGATTCGTTGCCAATTTCATTGGAGAAGGCGTTTTCCTTCCTGGAAAAATGCTTGACCAGCAGCAGGTGGAAATCGAACTGGGCACGCTGGCGGGGGACATACCGCATCAATGCGCACCGGACTGTCAGCTATGCCAGAAGGGAAACACGGTGGATGTGCTGATCCGCCCGGATGACATCGTGCATGATGATGCCAGCCCCGTACAAGCCAAGGTTATGCAAAAAGCATTCCGGGGCGCCGACATCCTGTATACGCTGCAACTACCGGGCGGCAGTACCGCCCTGTCGCTCGTTCCAAGCCATCATAATCATGCGATAGGGGAAAAAATAGGAATCAGGCTGGAAGCGGAGCATGTGGTGGCCTTCAGCCAGGCTGTACCATGA
- a CDS encoding heavy metal-binding domain-containing protein, with protein sequence MQLTTTPGIDGKRITRYCGVVAGEAVLGANIFKDLFAGIRDLVGGRSGTYEKELQRARDIALEELQQRAHDLGANAVVGIDIDYEVLGKENGMLMVSASGTAVIVE encoded by the coding sequence ATGCAACTCACTACAACACCGGGCATCGATGGGAAGCGTATTACCCGATATTGCGGGGTGGTGGCAGGCGAAGCAGTTCTGGGCGCCAATATATTCAAGGACCTCTTCGCGGGAATCCGCGATCTGGTGGGTGGACGTTCCGGCACCTACGAGAAAGAGTTGCAGCGCGCGCGGGACATTGCGCTCGAGGAACTGCAGCAGCGTGCGCACGACCTTGGAGCGAATGCAGTAGTGGGCATCGACATCGACTACGAGGTACTGGGAAAAGAAAATGGCATGCTCATGGTTTCGGCAAGCGGCACGGCTGTAATCGTCGAATAA
- a CDS encoding AI-2E family transporter has protein sequence MNSPELRQKAFLLMLIAVSVAFIWILLPFYGTVFWAAVLAIIFTPFHRKLQAALGQHRNLAAFTTLLLILVIVILPVTLMTISLLQEGTIVYQKIRSGELNFGMYFQQIASASPPWLVNLLDRSGLTNMAELQDMLSSGVLRGSQFVATHALSLGQNAFEFLVSFGIMLYLLFFLLRDGDNLAAKIKQAMPLTMEHKRHLSSKFTTVIRATVKGNVAVAAIQGALGGVVFYFLGIQGALLWGFMMAFLSLIPAVGAGLIWIPVAIYFLFTGAVWQGTVLIAFGVFVIGLVDNLLRPVLVGRDTKMPDYVVLISTLGGLVLFGLNGFVIGPVIAALFMSAWDLFAAAMDTPRIERKD, from the coding sequence ATGAACTCCCCCGAGTTGCGGCAAAAGGCCTTTTTACTAATGTTGATTGCCGTCTCCGTGGCATTCATCTGGATACTGCTGCCTTTTTATGGCACGGTGTTCTGGGCGGCAGTTCTTGCCATCATATTTACACCGTTTCATCGCAAGTTGCAGGCTGCCTTGGGACAGCACCGCAATCTCGCCGCGTTCACCACATTGCTGCTCATTCTGGTCATCGTGATTCTTCCAGTCACCCTGATGACAATTTCACTGCTGCAGGAAGGAACCATCGTTTATCAAAAGATCCGCTCGGGGGAATTGAATTTTGGCATGTATTTCCAGCAGATTGCGAGTGCCTCGCCGCCGTGGCTGGTCAACCTGCTCGACCGTTCAGGGCTCACCAATATGGCCGAGTTGCAGGACATGCTCTCAAGCGGCGTCCTGCGCGGCAGCCAGTTCGTTGCTACGCACGCTCTCAGCCTCGGGCAGAACGCTTTCGAATTTCTGGTGAGCTTCGGCATCATGTTGTACCTGCTCTTTTTTCTGCTGCGCGACGGCGATAATCTGGCGGCCAAGATCAAGCAGGCCATGCCCCTTACCATGGAACACAAACGTCACTTGTCCAGCAAATTCACTACGGTCATTCGCGCAACCGTCAAGGGCAACGTCGCCGTTGCCGCCATTCAGGGTGCGCTGGGAGGTGTGGTATTTTATTTTCTCGGCATTCAAGGGGCCTTGCTGTGGGGCTTCATGATGGCGTTTCTTTCCCTGATACCGGCAGTCGGTGCCGGTCTCATCTGGATCCCGGTGGCGATCTACTTCCTCTTTACTGGCGCTGTCTGGCAGGGTACCGTTCTCATCGCGTTCGGCGTGTTCGTAATCGGATTGGTTGACAATCTCTTGCGCCCCGTCCTGGTGGGACGAGATACGAAGATGCCGGATTACGTGGTGCTCATCTCGACACTCGGGGGACTGGTCCTGTTCGGCCTCAATGGCTTTGTGATCGGGCCAGTTATCGCAGCCTTGTTCATGTCCGCTTGGGACCTCTTCGCCGCAGCGATGGATACTCCCAGGATCGAAAGAAAGGATTGA
- a CDS encoding SDR family oxidoreductase, whose translation MKTVLITGANRGIGLEFVRQYAAEGWRVLACARHPEKAGELQTLANQQPEQTKIHTLDVADHRRIDELGQSLSGESIDLLLNNAGIYAEAHRSGIFRSEDYEAWMRTFLVNTMATLKMAQTFTSQIARSDQKKIVTISSKMGSIEDNDGGGSYMYRSSKAAVNMVVKSLSIDLKQARVIAVVLHPGWVKTDMGGPNALISPVQSVSGMRQVIDRLTLKDSGRFIEYDGKPVPW comes from the coding sequence ATGAAAACTGTACTGATCACCGGCGCAAACCGTGGGATTGGACTTGAATTCGTCCGTCAATACGCAGCGGAAGGCTGGCGTGTTCTTGCCTGCGCGCGCCATCCCGAGAAAGCAGGAGAACTTCAAACGCTGGCAAACCAGCAGCCGGAGCAGACAAAGATACATACGCTTGATGTTGCCGACCACCGGCGAATCGACGAACTGGGACAGTCTCTTTCCGGCGAATCCATCGATCTGCTTCTCAATAATGCCGGCATCTATGCGGAGGCGCATCGTTCGGGAATATTCAGGAGCGAGGATTACGAAGCCTGGATGCGCACGTTTCTGGTCAATACCATGGCGACACTCAAGATGGCCCAGACATTTACCTCACAGATCGCCCGGAGCGATCAGAAAAAGATTGTGACCATCAGCAGTAAAATGGGCAGTATCGAGGACAATGATGGCGGGGGAAGCTATATGTACCGATCCAGCAAGGCGGCGGTGAACATGGTGGTCAAATCGCTTTCGATTGATCTGAAACAGGCGCGAGTAATTGCGGTGGTACTGCATCCGGGATGGGTGAAAACAGACATGGGAGGACCGAATGCCTTGATCTCCCCTGTTCAAAGCGTCTCCGGCATGCGGCAGGTAATCGATCGCCTCACTCTTAAGGATTCCGGCAGGTTCATTGAGTACGACGGCAAGCCGGTGCCGTGGTAG
- a CDS encoding GNAT family N-acetyltransferase, protein MNRYLSELDQHRFGVITVKAEGLESIEDLEECISFSNNNKADLLIARLDASKINVVHQLETLGSILCDTLIYYELRCLRVKNSIPTAHTDEEPFRLREVMARDQVAVTDVAREAFSEYVGHYHSDPMLNRHDCDEAYVSWCEKTIKNAGESNKVIVAEDGNGICGFLTMKIHNDKRLELVLSGVVKRVEGRGVYRRMIQYAVEYAIRTGFKRIFTSTQIINLAVQRVWTAQGFLPQKFEYTFHKWFKANIKPVPIANKLHFG, encoded by the coding sequence ATGAACAGATATCTGTCAGAGCTTGATCAGCACCGTTTTGGCGTTATCACTGTAAAGGCCGAGGGGCTCGAATCAATTGAAGACTTAGAAGAATGCATTTCATTCAGCAATAACAACAAGGCAGATCTACTCATTGCCAGGCTTGACGCGAGCAAAATTAATGTAGTTCACCAGCTTGAAACTTTGGGCAGCATTTTATGTGACACGCTCATTTATTATGAATTACGCTGTCTCCGCGTAAAAAATTCAATTCCGACCGCTCACACGGATGAAGAGCCATTTCGGTTACGAGAAGTAATGGCAAGAGACCAGGTAGCAGTTACTGATGTTGCTCGGGAGGCGTTTTCAGAGTATGTCGGACATTATCATTCCGATCCTATGCTTAATAGGCATGACTGTGATGAAGCATACGTTTCCTGGTGTGAGAAGACGATAAAAAATGCCGGAGAAAGCAATAAAGTTATTGTTGCTGAGGATGGGAACGGAATCTGTGGGTTCCTTACGATGAAGATACACAACGATAAACGCCTTGAACTGGTATTGAGCGGGGTTGTGAAGCGCGTGGAGGGGCGGGGGGTCTATCGTCGCATGATCCAATATGCAGTAGAGTACGCAATCAGGACAGGTTTTAAGCGGATTTTCACCTCAACACAGATTATCAATCTCGCTGTTCAAAGAGTATGGACTGCTCAAGGATTTTTACCCCAAAAATTTGAATACACATTCCATAAATGGTTCAAGGCGAATATCAAGCCCGTTCCGATCGCAAACAAACTTCATTTCGGGTAA
- a CDS encoding glycosyltransferase family 2 protein — protein MKHSEPRISVVIPAFRSERTLPELCIRLGKVLPSVCPEYEIIIVEDGGGGQTWEIIQALAAADARIRGMLHSRNYGQHNAILSGIRAARFEIIITMDDDLQNPPEEIPALLTKLAEGYDVVYGTPCQEKHGVLRDIASLITKRMLEHAMGGDVSRHISAYRVFKTHLRDAFKDYRNPFVSIDVLLTWATTHFAAIPVRHDSRTVGASGYTLARLVRHTLNMVTGYSVFPLQLASWTGFLFTLLGMCLLMYVLGRYLLYGSGMAGFPFLASIIAIFAGAQMFALGIIGEYLSRMHVNSMGRPLAVIKEATFPVNSTSNKEGSRSG, from the coding sequence GTGAAACATTCTGAACCCCGTATATCTGTAGTCATTCCGGCCTTTCGCTCTGAAAGGACGCTGCCCGAATTGTGTATCCGATTAGGTAAGGTACTTCCATCGGTGTGTCCTGAGTATGAAATTATTATTGTTGAGGATGGGGGGGGAGGACAAACATGGGAGATCATCCAGGCCTTGGCTGCGGCTGATGCACGGATCCGCGGAATGCTTCATAGCCGCAATTACGGCCAGCATAACGCCATCCTGAGCGGGATTAGGGCTGCTCGTTTTGAGATCATCATCACTATGGACGATGATCTTCAAAATCCGCCCGAAGAGATTCCCGCTCTATTAACCAAGCTTGCGGAAGGGTATGACGTAGTATACGGCACTCCCTGTCAGGAAAAACATGGGGTTCTTCGAGATATTGCTTCGCTCATTACAAAGCGCATGCTTGAACATGCAATGGGTGGTGATGTGTCGCGACATATCAGTGCTTATCGCGTGTTTAAAACTCATCTTCGCGATGCCTTCAAGGATTATCGCAACCCGTTTGTCTCTATTGATGTTTTGCTGACTTGGGCAACTACTCACTTTGCTGCAATCCCGGTTCGCCATGATTCCCGTACAGTAGGAGCCTCGGGCTATACATTAGCCCGACTGGTCAGGCATACATTAAATATGGTCACAGGATACAGTGTTTTCCCTCTTCAGCTAGCAAGCTGGACAGGCTTTTTGTTTACGTTGCTTGGCATGTGTTTGTTGATGTATGTTCTTGGACGCTATCTCCTCTATGGGAGCGGAATGGCAGGATTTCCATTTCTCGCATCGATAATTGCAATTTTCGCCGGAGCCCAGATGTTTGCGCTCGGAATCATTGGGGAATACCTGTCTCGTATGCACGTCAACAGCATGGGTCGGCCGTTAGCGGTGATAAAGGAGGCAACATTCCCGGTGAATAGCACAAGTAATAAAGAAGGTTCCAGGTCGGGTTGA
- a CDS encoding SDR family NAD(P)-dependent oxidoreductase produces MADNIALVTGASSGIGRATAELLAQNGYYVFALARRMHRLEQIRSSHIEPICLDVTDDEAVRHAVARIISTRGRIDVLVNNAGICQPGAVECVPLETAHRQLEVNLFGYARFMQAVLPHMREQRSGCIINIVSALSRISVPGFGWYSASKYAIEALTDAVRGEVMEFGIKVVLIAPGLIKTEFVPNQLRAMERIPHPAAYEKLLAGVHNLVAREPEAPGPEIIAKAVLSAVKVSRSPVRHALPLDSKMSVMARWLLGGRVFAWAIRLRMKFS; encoded by the coding sequence ATGGCGGACAACATCGCGTTGGTAACTGGTGCCTCCAGTGGTATCGGCAGGGCAACAGCAGAACTTCTTGCCCAGAACGGATATTATGTATTCGCCCTCGCCCGCCGCATGCACAGGCTGGAACAGATACGCTCCAGCCATATCGAGCCCATCTGCCTGGATGTGACCGATGACGAAGCTGTCCGCCACGCGGTAGCCCGCATCATATCGACCCGCGGGCGAATCGATGTGCTGGTGAATAACGCCGGGATCTGTCAGCCGGGGGCCGTCGAATGTGTTCCGCTCGAAACCGCTCATCGGCAGCTCGAAGTCAATCTTTTTGGTTATGCGAGATTCATGCAGGCGGTGCTTCCGCATATGAGGGAGCAGCGATCGGGGTGTATCATCAATATTGTTTCCGCGCTGAGCAGGATTTCGGTTCCCGGTTTCGGTTGGTATTCGGCCTCGAAGTATGCCATCGAAGCTTTGACTGACGCGGTGCGAGGGGAAGTGATGGAGTTTGGCATCAAGGTCGTGCTGATCGCCCCCGGGTTGATAAAGACTGAGTTTGTACCTAACCAGTTGAGGGCGATGGAGAGAATTCCCCACCCTGCAGCCTATGAAAAACTTCTTGCGGGCGTACACAATCTGGTGGCGAGAGAACCCGAAGCTCCCGGCCCGGAAATCATTGCAAAAGCAGTATTGAGCGCGGTGAAGGTGTCCAGGTCTCCCGTCCGTCATGCGCTGCCTCTCGATTCCAAAATGTCGGTTATGGCGAGATGGCTGCTTGGGGGGCGCGTTTTCGCTTGGGCGATTCGGCTCCGGATGAAATTTTCCTGA